From the Purpureocillium takamizusanense chromosome 6, complete sequence genome, one window contains:
- a CDS encoding uncharacterized protein (COG:Z~EggNog:ENOG503P02Y~BUSCO:EOG09264JK1), whose protein sequence is MTSTASTATPAKHAFEKRVEDVKSPKSDINALILDYLTMEGYPNAAAKFSKEANLQPQQDSASIRARQEIQASIHSGDIQAAIETLNELDPQILDDDKALHFSLLRLQLVELIRSCNASGGDIGPALKFATEQLGPRAPTNPRFLEDLERTMALLLFPQDNLEPQLAALLNPDLRRDAADSVNRAILERQSARREAAIRHLVKMRAWAESTARDRGSNLPETLDIGLRGDDPENTQSRRLLNTENGHEPMVTN, encoded by the exons ATG ACTTCCACGGCCTCCACGGCTACCCCTGCCAAACATGCCTTCGAGAAGCGGGTTGAGGATGTCAAGTCACCCAAGAG TGACATCAATGCCCTCATCCTAGACTACTTGACAATGGAAGGCTACCCCAACGCGGCAGCCAAATTTTCAAAGGAGGCGAACCTCCAGCCCCAACAAGACAGCGCATCCATTCGTGCCAGGCAAGAGATCCAGGCTTCCATACATAGTGGGGACATACAAGCTGCAATCGAGACGTTGAATGAGCTAGACCCTCAG ATCCTAGATGACGATAAAGCACTTCATTTCTCGCTGTTGCGCCTCCAGCTGGTGGAGCTGATCCGGTCTTGTAATGCTTCGGGAGGCGATATTGGCCCAGCGCTTAAGTTCGCCACAGAGCAGTTGGGGCCGCGAGCCCCAACGAACCCCAGATTTCTGGAGGACCTGGAGAGAACCATGgccctcctccttttccCTCAGGACAACCTCGAGCCTCAATTGGCCGCTCTACTGAATCCGGATCTTCGCCGTGATGCTGCCGACAGCGTAAATCGAGCTATTCTGGAGCGACAGTCCGCGAGGCGAGAGGCCGCTATTCGCCATCTCGTCAAGATGCGAGCATGGGCGGAGAGCACTGCTCGCGACAGAGGCTCAAACCTTCCAGAAACCCTGGACATTGGACTCAGGGGTGACGACCCGGAAAACACCCAGAGCCGACGACTGCTCAATACGGAAAACGGGCATGAGCCCATGGTGACAAACTGA
- the URK1 gene encoding Uridine/cytidine kinase (EggNog:ENOG503NW7D~COG:T~COG:Z), with protein MSGLESHVTVQKRAYYSPPWADVSIIGVAGSSGSGKSTLSQAIVRKLNLPWVVILSMDSFYKTLTPEQSKLAFANEYDFDSPAAIDFDILVERLRDLKAGKRAEIPVYSFAKHQRLEHTTSIYSPHVLILEGIFALYDPRVTELLDMGIYCEADADTCLARRIVRDVRERGRDIEGCVKQWFGFVKPNFEKYVEPQRKVADLIVPRGIENRVALDMMVQFIERKLFEKSTHHREELSRLEAASKEQPLSDRVVVLGETPQLKFMNTILQNIDTSAEDFIFYFDRLAALIVEQWVFAIDPQLHAIAAGLLTNCPGHSTTYNSQQRQSKRLRDTSIRD; from the exons ATGTCTGGGCTAGAGAGCCATGTCACCGTTCAGAAGCGGGCATACTACTCTCCGCCATGGGCCGATGTCAGTATCATTGGCGTTGCAGGCAGCTCTGGTTCCGGCAAGTCGACGTTGTCTCAGGCGATCGTCAGGAAGCTTAATCTTCCCTGGGTTGTGATTCTGTCCATG GACTCATTTTACAAGACTCTGACGCCAGAGCAATCCAAGTTGGCGTTCGCCAACGAGTACGACTTCGACTCTCCTGCG GCCATCGATTTTGACATCCTAGTTGAACGTCTACGAGACCTCAAGGCAGG GAAACGCGCAGAAATTCCAGTCTACTCTTTCGCCAAGCATCAACGCTTGGAACACACCACCTCCATCTATTCGCCGCATGTTCTGATATTGGAGGGCATTTTTGCCTTGTACGATCCAAGGGTCACGGAACTTCTTGACATGGGC ATTTATTGCGAAGCGGATGCTGATACATGTCTGGCGCGAAGAA TTGTCCGGGACGTCCGGGAACGCGGTCGTGACATTGAGGGCTGTGTCAAGCAGTGGTTCGGCTTCGTCAAGCCAAACTTCGAAAAG TACGTCGAGCCTCAGAGGAAGGTCGCCGATTTGATTGTACCACGAGGCATCGAGAATCGAGTGGCCCTGG ACATGATGGTACAATTCATCGAGAGAAAACTTTTTGAAAAGTCAACCCATCATCGTGAAGAGCTTTCGCGACTCGAAGCAGCAAGCAAGGAGCAGCCGCTCAGCGACAGAGTGGTTGTGCTGGGGGAAACGCCGCAGCTCAAATTCATGAATACCATCCTCCAGAACATTGATACCTCTGCCGAGGACTTCATCTTCTACTTTGATCGGCTGGCGGCTCTCATCGTCGAACAGTGGGTTTTTGCGATCGATCCGCAGCTACACGCCATAGCCGCTGGCCTGCTGACAAACTGCCCAGGGCACTCAACAACGTACAATTCACAGCAACGACAATCGAAACGCCTCAGGGATACAAGTATCAGGGACTGA